A stretch of Abyssogena phaseoliformis symbiont OG214 DNA encodes these proteins:
- a CDS encoding helix-turn-helix domain-containing protein, which translates to MNTTLIGGKFIAIEDALKTFGEQIKFIRKQQKIIQRRLSEHCNVSLTVIKRVESGKPISTINLMRILTSLGKLSLLIDLYKQPDTSPMEVWKAEKYKL; encoded by the coding sequence ATGAATACAACACTTATTGGTGGAAAGTTTATAGCGATTGAAGATGCGCTCAAGACTTTTGGTGAACAAATAAAATTTATTAGGAAACAACAAAAGATAATCCAAAGAAGATTGTCAGAACATTGTAATGTTAGTTTGACTGTCATCAAAAGAGTAGAGAGTGGTAAGCCAATTTCTACAATTAATCTAATGAGAATTCTAACTTCATTAGGAAAGCTTAGCTTGTTAATCGACCTGTACAAGCAACCCGATACCTCCCCAATGGAAGTTTGGAAAGCTGAAAAATATAAATTGTAA
- a CDS encoding ATP-binding protein: MVIEDNAGGIHRDNLQRAITMGRSSNDPHRNNSLSVYGMGLKSAAI, translated from the coding sequence ATTGTTATTGAAGACAATGCTGGCGGAATTCATAGAGATAACTTGCAGCGAGCTATTACTATGGGCCGTAGTTCAAATGATCCACATCGAAACAATAGTCTTTCTGTTTATGGTATGGGGCTTAAATCTGCAGCCATATAG
- a CDS encoding type II toxin-antitoxin system HipA family toxin — protein sequence MKTSIKVNIFNQTVGYLSQNGSMLSFEYDSDFLNNAIELSPFMLPKTPGIHKFNNRGNDCFNGLPHFISDALPDKFGSTIISAYFAKQGRSIDSITILERLAFLGKKSIGALEFEPAFSVLDNSALDDILNLKVLVDAVKKKIHGELSEVEDILIETSSGVGGARAKALIGYDKKNKLFKPGQKDVPDGFEHYLIKFDSVSGDDPKGYGNVEYAYYLMAVDSGIEMTKSFLLPSGDDEHFMTKRFDRVGNKKIHTQTLCSIIGSDFNRPRSSNYASYFNLANFFNLGYQAKKEMFRRMVFNVVLANRDDHTKNFSFLIKESGEWLLAPAYDITHAYNNTNPNAWTKEHNLLINNKGTGITKEDMVTEGIVLSLRDQDMESIIKDVQNVADNFTFYADKAGVIGPHKDKIIKHLNEVYIDSEPEPEPPEQHGTKKPTFC from the coding sequence ATGAAAACTTCAATAAAAGTTAATATCTTTAATCAAACAGTTGGATATCTTTCTCAAAACGGATCTATGTTGTCTTTTGAGTATGACTCAGACTTTCTAAACAACGCTATTGAGCTATCGCCCTTTATGCTGCCGAAAACACCAGGGATACATAAATTTAATAATAGAGGTAATGACTGTTTTAATGGGCTTCCTCATTTTATATCTGATGCATTGCCTGATAAGTTTGGCAGCACAATCATAAGTGCTTATTTTGCCAAACAAGGTAGAAGTATTGACAGTATTACAATTTTGGAAAGACTGGCTTTCCTAGGGAAAAAGTCAATTGGCGCTTTAGAATTTGAGCCGGCTTTTTCAGTATTGGATAATAGTGCTTTAGATGATATTTTGAATCTGAAGGTTTTAGTCGACGCTGTAAAAAAGAAAATACATGGGGAGCTGTCTGAAGTGGAGGATATTTTAATTGAAACATCTTCTGGTGTTGGTGGCGCTAGAGCTAAAGCATTAATTGGCTATGATAAAAAAAACAAACTGTTTAAACCTGGACAGAAAGATGTTCCAGATGGATTTGAGCATTATCTAATTAAATTTGACAGTGTTTCCGGCGATGATCCTAAGGGCTATGGAAATGTTGAATATGCCTACTATTTAATGGCTGTAGACTCAGGGATAGAGATGACTAAATCTTTTTTACTACCAAGTGGCGATGATGAGCACTTCATGACTAAACGATTTGATAGGGTGGGTAATAAAAAAATACACACACAAACCCTGTGTAGCATTATAGGCTCAGACTTTAACCGACCTAGATCATCAAATTATGCTAGTTACTTTAATCTAGCAAACTTTTTTAATTTAGGATACCAAGCAAAAAAAGAAATGTTTAGAAGAATGGTTTTTAATGTTGTTTTAGCTAACAGAGATGACCATACTAAGAATTTTTCCTTTTTAATTAAAGAGAGTGGGGAGTGGCTGTTAGCACCAGCGTATGACATAACACATGCTTACAATAATACCAACCCCAACGCCTGGACTAAAGAGCATAATTTGTTAATAAATAACAAAGGAACAGGTATTACGAAAGAGGATATGGTGACAGAGGGGATCGTTTTATCATTAAGAGATCAAGACATGGAAAGTATTATAAAAGACGTCCAGAATGTTGCAGATAATTTTACTTTTTATGCTGATAAGGCTGGAGTTATCGGTCCGCACAAGGATAAAATAATAAAGCATTTGAATGAGGTTTATATTGATTCAGAGCCAGAGCCAGAGCCTCCTGAGCAGCATGGCACTAAAAAACCAACTTTCTGCTAA
- a CDS encoding DNA cytosine methyltransferase: MKFIDLFAGLGGFHKALSEIGIECVFASEIDKNLQSIYYKNHGIKPKGDVRLINENEIPNHDVLCAGFPCQPFSIAGKRKGAKYPSSVKLIDDVIKIAKKHQPDYVFLENVPNIITIDNGKFWSYIQSSFNNIGYEVNHKIYSPVDFNILQNKKECLL; this comes from the coding sequence ATGAAATTTATTGATTTATTTGCAGGTTTAGGAGGCTTTCATAAGGCTCTCTCAGAAATTGGCATAGAGTGTGTTTTTGCATCAGAAATAGACAAAAACCTTCAATCCATATATTACAAAAATCATGGAATCAAACCAAAAGGGGATGTTCGTTTAATCAATGAAAATGAAATCCCTAATCATGATGTATTGTGTGCAGGGTTTCCTTGTCAGCCTTTCTCTATTGCAGGAAAAAGAAAGGGTGCAAAATACCCATCTTCTGTAAAATTAATCGATGATGTGATTAAAATTGCTAAAAAACATCAGCCTGATTACGTATTTTTAGAAAACGTTCCCAATATTATCACTATTGATAATGGCAAATTTTGGTCTTATATTCAATCTTCATTCAATAACATTGGTTATGAAGTGAATCATAAAATTTATTCTCCAGTTGATTTTAATATTCTCCAAAACAAAAAAGAGTGTTTGTTATAG